One genomic segment of Pongo pygmaeus isolate AG05252 chromosome 19, NHGRI_mPonPyg2-v2.0_pri, whole genome shotgun sequence includes these proteins:
- the LOC129017301 gene encoding cytochrome c oxidase assembly factor 3 homolog, mitochondrial gives MASSGSGDPLDSKRGEAPFAQRIDPTREKLTPEQLHFMRQAQLAQWQKVLPRRRTRNIVTGLGIGALVLAIYGYTFYSISQERFLDELEDEAKAARARALARASGS, from the exons ATGGCGTCTTCGGGATCTGGTGACCCTCTGGATTCTAAGCGTGGAGAGGCCCCGTTCGCTCAGCGTATCGACCCGACTCGGGAGAAGCTGACACCCGAGCAACTGCATTTCATGCGGCAGGCGCAGCTTGCCCAGTGGCAGAAGGTCCTACCACGGCGGCGAACCCGGAACATCGTGACCGGCCTAGGCATCGGGGCCCTGGTGTTAGCTATTT ATGGTTACACCTTCTACTCGATTTCCCAGGAGCGTTTCCTAGATGAGCTAGAAGACGAGGCCAAAGCTGCCCGAGCCCGAGCTCTGGCAAGGGCGTCAGGATCCTAA
- the CNTD1 gene encoding cyclin N-terminal domain-containing protein 1 isoform X3, with product MDRPMRPRSASLVDFQFGVVATETIEDALLHLAQQNEQAVREASGRLGSFREPQIVEFVFLLSEQWCLEKSVSYQAVEILERFMVKQAENICRQATIQLRDNKRESQNWRALKQQLVNKFTLRLVSCVQLASKLSFQNKIISNITVLNFLQALGYLHTKEELLESELDVLKSLNFQINLPTPLAYVETLLEVLGYNGCLVPAMRLHATCLTLLDLVYLLHEPIYESLLRASIENSTPSQLQGLWGICRASLVLPWQALLSSLMQS from the exons ATGGACAGACCCATGAGGCCAAGATCGGCCTCCCTCGTTGACTTTCAGTTTGGAGTTGTCGCCACAGAGACGATCGAAGACGCCCTGCTTCACTTGGCCCAGCAGAATGAGCAAGCAGTGCGGGAGGCTTCGGGGCGGCTGGGCAGCTTCAGGGAGCCCCAGATCGTGG agtttgtttttctcctgtctgAACAATGGTGTCTGGAGAAATCTGTGAGCTACCAGGCTGTAGAAATCCTAGAAAG GTTTATGGTAAAACAGGCAGAGAACATCTGCAGGCAAGCCACAATCCAGCTAAGAGATAATAAGAGAGAGTCTCAGAATTGGAGGGCTCTGAAACAGCAGCTTGTCAACAAGTTTACTCTCCGTCTTGTGTCATGTGTTCAGCTGGCCAGCAAACTTTCCTTCCAAAACAAA ATAATCAGCAACATTACAGTCTTGAATTTCCTCCAGGCTCTAGGCTATCTACACACTAAAGAAGAACTGCTGGAATCAGAGCTTGATGTTTTGAAGTCCTTGAACTTCCAAATTAATCTGCCCACTCCCCTGGCATATGTGGAGACGCTCCTAGAGGTTTTAG GATACAATGGCTGTTTGGTTCCAGCCATGAGGCTGCATGCAACCTGCCTGACACTGCTCGACCTGGTCTATCTTCTGCATGAACCCATATATGAGAGCCTGTTGAGGGCTTCCATTGAGAACTCCACTCCCAGTCAGCTGCAAGG GTTGTGGGGCATTTGCAGAGCATCACTGGTATTGCCTTGGCAAGCATTGCTGAGTTCTCTTATGCAATCCTGA
- the CNTD1 gene encoding cyclin N-terminal domain-containing protein 1 isoform X1, which yields MDRPMRPRSASLVDFQFGVVATETIEDALLHLAQQNEQAVREASGRLGSFREPQIVEFVFLLSEQWCLEKSVSYQAVEILERFMVKQAENICRQATIQLRDNKRESQNWRALKQQLVNKFTLRLVSCVQLASKLSFQNKIISNITVLNFLQALGYLHTKEELLESELDVLKSLNFQINLPTPLAYVETLLEVLGYNGCLVPAMRLHATCLTLLDLVYLLHEPIYESLLRASIENSTPSQLQGEKFISVKEDFMLLAVGIIAASAFIQNHECWSQVVGHLQSITGIALASIAEFSYAILTHSVGANTPGRQQSIPPHLAARALKTVASSNT from the exons ATGGACAGACCCATGAGGCCAAGATCGGCCTCCCTCGTTGACTTTCAGTTTGGAGTTGTCGCCACAGAGACGATCGAAGACGCCCTGCTTCACTTGGCCCAGCAGAATGAGCAAGCAGTGCGGGAGGCTTCGGGGCGGCTGGGCAGCTTCAGGGAGCCCCAGATCGTGG agtttgtttttctcctgtctgAACAATGGTGTCTGGAGAAATCTGTGAGCTACCAGGCTGTAGAAATCCTAGAAAG GTTTATGGTAAAACAGGCAGAGAACATCTGCAGGCAAGCCACAATCCAGCTAAGAGATAATAAGAGAGAGTCTCAGAATTGGAGGGCTCTGAAACAGCAGCTTGTCAACAAGTTTACTCTCCGTCTTGTGTCATGTGTTCAGCTGGCCAGCAAACTTTCCTTCCAAAACAAA ATAATCAGCAACATTACAGTCTTGAATTTCCTCCAGGCTCTAGGCTATCTACACACTAAAGAAGAACTGCTGGAATCAGAGCTTGATGTTTTGAAGTCCTTGAACTTCCAAATTAATCTGCCCACTCCCCTGGCATATGTGGAGACGCTCCTAGAGGTTTTAG GATACAATGGCTGTTTGGTTCCAGCCATGAGGCTGCATGCAACCTGCCTGACACTGCTCGACCTGGTCTATCTTCTGCATGAACCCATATATGAGAGCCTGTTGAGGGCTTCCATTGAGAACTCCACTCCCAGTCAGCTGCAAGG GGAAAAGTTTATTTCAGTGAAGGAAGACTTCATGCTGTTGGCAGTAGGAATCATTGCAGCAAGTGCTTTCATCCAAAACCATGAGTGTTGGAGCCAG GTTGTGGGGCATTTGCAGAGCATCACTGGTATTGCCTTGGCAAGCATTGCTGAGTTCTCTTATGCAATCCTGACTCACAGCGTGGGAGCCAACACTCCGGGGAGACAGCAGTCTATTCCTCCCCACCTGGCAGCCAGAGCTCTGAAGACTGTTGCTTCCTCTAACACATGA
- the CNTD1 gene encoding cyclin N-terminal domain-containing protein 1 isoform X2, translating to MLPLLPSPCRRAGLAGNSSPWPLQWTLGVVVRVPFAGQSRRGSQAQRMDAGEFVFLLSEQWCLEKSVSYQAVEILERFMVKQAENICRQATIQLRDNKRESQNWRALKQQLVNKFTLRLVSCVQLASKLSFQNKIISNITVLNFLQALGYLHTKEELLESELDVLKSLNFQINLPTPLAYVETLLEVLGYNGCLVPAMRLHATCLTLLDLVYLLHEPIYESLLRASIENSTPSQLQGEKFISVKEDFMLLAVGIIAASAFIQNHECWSQVVGHLQSITGIALASIAEFSYAILTHSVGANTPGRQQSIPPHLAARALKTVASSNT from the exons ATGTTGCCGCTCCTCCCTTCGCCGTGCCGCCGCGCGGGGCTCGCTGGGAACAGTAGCCCTTGGCCGCTGCAGTGGACTCTGGGAGTTGTAGTCCGCGTGCCCTTTGCGGGGCAGAGCCGCCGCGGTTCCCAGGCACAGAGGATGGACGCGGGAG agtttgtttttctcctgtctgAACAATGGTGTCTGGAGAAATCTGTGAGCTACCAGGCTGTAGAAATCCTAGAAAG GTTTATGGTAAAACAGGCAGAGAACATCTGCAGGCAAGCCACAATCCAGCTAAGAGATAATAAGAGAGAGTCTCAGAATTGGAGGGCTCTGAAACAGCAGCTTGTCAACAAGTTTACTCTCCGTCTTGTGTCATGTGTTCAGCTGGCCAGCAAACTTTCCTTCCAAAACAAA ATAATCAGCAACATTACAGTCTTGAATTTCCTCCAGGCTCTAGGCTATCTACACACTAAAGAAGAACTGCTGGAATCAGAGCTTGATGTTTTGAAGTCCTTGAACTTCCAAATTAATCTGCCCACTCCCCTGGCATATGTGGAGACGCTCCTAGAGGTTTTAG GATACAATGGCTGTTTGGTTCCAGCCATGAGGCTGCATGCAACCTGCCTGACACTGCTCGACCTGGTCTATCTTCTGCATGAACCCATATATGAGAGCCTGTTGAGGGCTTCCATTGAGAACTCCACTCCCAGTCAGCTGCAAGG GGAAAAGTTTATTTCAGTGAAGGAAGACTTCATGCTGTTGGCAGTAGGAATCATTGCAGCAAGTGCTTTCATCCAAAACCATGAGTGTTGGAGCCAG GTTGTGGGGCATTTGCAGAGCATCACTGGTATTGCCTTGGCAAGCATTGCTGAGTTCTCTTATGCAATCCTGACTCACAGCGTGGGAGCCAACACTCCGGGGAGACAGCAGTCTATTCCTCCCCACCTGGCAGCCAGAGCTCTGAAGACTGTTGCTTCCTCTAACACATGA
- the CNTD1 gene encoding cyclin N-terminal domain-containing protein 1 isoform X4 encodes MVKQAENICRQATIQLRDNKRESQNWRALKQQLVNKFTLRLVSCVQLASKLSFQNKIISNITVLNFLQALGYLHTKEELLESELDVLKSLNFQINLPTPLAYVETLLEVLGYNGCLVPAMRLHATCLTLLDLVYLLHEPIYESLLRASIENSTPSQLQGEKFISVKEDFMLLAVGIIAASAFIQNHECWSQVVGHLQSITGIALASIAEFSYAILTHSVGANTPGRQQSIPPHLAARALKTVASSNT; translated from the exons ATGGTAAAACAGGCAGAGAACATCTGCAGGCAAGCCACAATCCAGCTAAGAGATAATAAGAGAGAGTCTCAGAATTGGAGGGCTCTGAAACAGCAGCTTGTCAACAAGTTTACTCTCCGTCTTGTGTCATGTGTTCAGCTGGCCAGCAAACTTTCCTTCCAAAACAAA ATAATCAGCAACATTACAGTCTTGAATTTCCTCCAGGCTCTAGGCTATCTACACACTAAAGAAGAACTGCTGGAATCAGAGCTTGATGTTTTGAAGTCCTTGAACTTCCAAATTAATCTGCCCACTCCCCTGGCATATGTGGAGACGCTCCTAGAGGTTTTAG GATACAATGGCTGTTTGGTTCCAGCCATGAGGCTGCATGCAACCTGCCTGACACTGCTCGACCTGGTCTATCTTCTGCATGAACCCATATATGAGAGCCTGTTGAGGGCTTCCATTGAGAACTCCACTCCCAGTCAGCTGCAAGG GGAAAAGTTTATTTCAGTGAAGGAAGACTTCATGCTGTTGGCAGTAGGAATCATTGCAGCAAGTGCTTTCATCCAAAACCATGAGTGTTGGAGCCAG GTTGTGGGGCATTTGCAGAGCATCACTGGTATTGCCTTGGCAAGCATTGCTGAGTTCTCTTATGCAATCCTGACTCACAGCGTGGGAGCCAACACTCCGGGGAGACAGCAGTCTATTCCTCCCCACCTGGCAGCCAGAGCTCTGAAGACTGTTGCTTCCTCTAACACATGA